A segment of the Kluyveromyces marxianus DMKU3-1042 DNA, complete genome, chromosome 5 genome:
ATAGAAAATACAAATTGGGTCGCCCATCACTTGCtgtgctgctgctgctgctggtgtAGAACTTTGTTACCCGCACTACCAGTATACTTTTTTGTGTAGAGGGCTACGTGTGGCATCCGGGTAACTTTGAGATGGTTtcgttttgaatttttttattttaaaaacTGTttgtccgggtaataaCATGGAAAACACCGGTTCCATTTTTCAACTGCAAGAAACAAGTCTTTAAAAGCCTTTAATGATTCTAGCACATTGATAACAAAGTCAACATAGGGGTTTGGGATGCAACAGCTACAAAATTGAGTCTTTCCAAGGGCTGAGACTACTGAACAGTATAGTATATTCATTATTCAGTAATTTGTCGAGGCTATAGGCAACCATAAGCTAAAAGGAAGTGAAAAATGGCCGGtcctcctcctccaccAGCGCCTCCTCCACCGATGTTTGGTGGACAATCAGCGCCAGctgcaccaccaccagcgGCTGTTCCTGGACGAGATGCATTGTTAAGTGATATTAGAAAGGGTGCAAAGCTAAAGAAAGCGCATACGGTTGATAAAAGTGCTCCTATGATTGGAGGATCGAGTGTTAGTTCTGCGCCAAGTTCTGCTCCAGTTCCCGGTAAAATGCCTGGTTCTGCGCCTGCTGTGCCTCCAGCGATGCCAGGAGGTCCTCAATTGGGTGATATATTAGCTGGAGGGTTTCCTAAGTTGAAACATGTGCAGCCAAACTCCGGTAGTGCTCCAGCAGTTCCGGCTAGTGCACCTCCTCTGCCTGGTCATGGCAATATGAACAAAAATAGCAACGGCTCCAACAGTCAATCTTCACCTAGAATTCCTTCGAATAGGCCTCAGCGTAAACACACCCAGAGTTCTAGGAGTGATGGTGGTTCCAGTAATACAACTTCTGCTCCATCAATGCCATCTTCGGCGCCTCCTATACCTTCGATGAGTGCACCACCAACTCCCCATGTACCTTCATCTGgatcagcagcagcaaaagCTCCAGCTCCTCCAACAGCAGCTCCACCACTCCCTGGTGCTGCACCTTCGCCTCCTGCTACTTCGTTCCCTGCAGTTCCATCACAGGCACCCCCAATACCAGGAGCCcctccaccaccaccttctACAtctttcccttcttctaattctgctgctgctcctcctcctcctccgCCCGCACCTCCTGCCCCACCAGCTGCTGCTCCCCCTGCACCATCTGCTCCAGCGCCAAAACCTAAATCCAGTAATGGCCATTCATCTTCGTCGGCACCAAAGGCTCCTCCAGCACCTGCCGGTGGACTACCGTTCTTGGCAGAAattcagaagaaaagagacgACAGATTTGTGGTTGATGGAACAAACAACACCTCACATTCACAAAACCATTCAACATCAAATAAGTCGAAACCTTCATCGGCTCCTCCTCCACCACCTGCTCCTCCATCAGGTCCTCCGCCCCCATCTCaagcaccaccaccaccaactCAGGCACCGCCTCCTCCAACTCAggcaccaccaccaccatcTCAGGCACCTCCTCCTCCATCAGGTGCTCCACCAAGCGGAGGATTGCCATTCTTAGCAGAAATACAACGCAGAAAAGACGATTCGCATGTTGTACAAAATTCCACATCACATTCACAACATAAGAGGGTGCCTTCTCAGCCATCTGGAGCCCCACCTCCACCTCCACCAATGCAAGCTCCACCAACTCCATCTATACCAAAGTCAAGTGCACCTGTCCCACCGGCAGCTCCACCGGCAGCTCCACCGGCGCCGCCATCAGTGCCAAAATCGACCCCCTCTGCTCCACCTGCAAGTGGTGGTCTACCATTTTTGGCTGAAATTGAACGTAGGAAAGACAATACACACGTAATAGAGAACGTTTCTTCTCCTCCACCTCCTCCTCCAGGATCTTCAGCTCccccaccaccaccatcTTCACAGGCTCCCCCACCACCACCGGCTCCACCAGTACAAGCTCCACCAGCTCCAACCCCACCTAAGACGAGTGCACCTACTCCACCTGCAAGCGGTGGTCTACCATTTTTGGCTGAAATAGAACGTAGGAAAGACAATACACACGTAATAGAAAACGTTTCTTCTCCTCCTCCCCCTCCTCCAATGTCCGCGGCACCACCAACACCATCCATACCTAAGACTAGCATACCTGCGGCTCCACCTGCTCCACCTGCTGCCCCACCTGCTGCCCCACCTGCTGCCCCACCTGCTGCTCCACCGGCTCCACCGGCTTCATCTGCAAACGGTGGTCTACCATTCTTAGCTGAAATAGAACGCAGAAAAGACGACTCGCATGTTATAGACAGCCCAGCATCTCGTTCGACAGAGAGTCATGCCCCTCCATCATTACCTCATAGCTTACCTCCTCAACCATTTGGAGCCCCTCCACCTCCACCTCCACCACAAGCTCCTCCTGCATCTAGTGCTCCAGATATCTCGACACTGCAAAGCTCGAAACCTCCACCACCTCCGCCTACGGCATTTTCGCCATCTGAGCCTGAAGAATCTCTCCagcaacaagaagaacgagGTAAACGTGATTTCAAACACAGGCTTTTCTCGACTGGTAATGAACAAAGTCGTCCAGCTCAATCACAAAACCCATATACTAATGCTGCAGAGATAGACGTTGGAGATTTCACTATTGAGGGAAGCGGAAACTCTGTCGGAGTGAAAACGAATAGGTCTGGAGTCAAAATTGATGACAGTAAATTTAACTGGTCTAATAGCTCTGACTTGCCAAAACCACGGAAGTTTTTGGGAAAAACTAAATTATACCCTAGTGGTAGAGGTTCTAGTGTTCCACTAGATTTAAGTCTATTCACATGAGTATTTTACATAGGTAAAACCTataaatgtatatatttatatataaataattATATATGGGACGTGTTCATGATAATACATTCGCAcaattaataataaatagGAGCAAATGGCAATCTGAAACCAGTCAACAGACTCATTCCCATCCATCAACCcatctcttcttccacaaATCGCAattaaattcttctttcttcaattttctATTCACTTCATTATGGGCTTTGCATAACCACCTACCTAAAGCTTCTTTAGATTCGACCTTTGGCGCGTTCTGTTTGATAAACTTCTCAAAATCTTTGGCACACCAATTACAAGGGTAGACATGGGAGAAGATGGTCATGAACTGTTTCATTTCCTGCTTTTGAGTGTCTGATGGACGATTTGGATATTTTGCTGCAATTGAATGCAGTAAAGTCCATGAAGAACGCCCTAACTCTTCCACATCTGGAGGATCTACTTTGGTAAAAGATTTAGAGCCAGGAATTAAGTTTGCAGGTTCTTTTGATGCAGCGCTGGGAAGGTCTTTCGTTTGATCTGACATATCAACAGTTGTAGCACCAGCCAtagcaccagcaccagcaccactCTTCTCAGATGTAAGTTTGCCCGTTACAAACTTGAAATCCAGTAGCGTATTACAAGAACGGCACCTGTATTTATGTTAAATTCCATTTAGGAATTTCATTATATCCTGTTAGTAAAATGTTGGATCGGGTGATGACTAAATATTATTCTTATACGAACGGTTTcccatcttcatcgtatATGATTTGCCTGCCAGATGGTCCGATATTCACTTGTTTATCTGTTTCTGTGTTATTAGACATCTTTGATGAGCTGTTTGCTCCACTATCCGTCTGTCAACTATCTTGTTACGCCCAACTATATTCTTTAAACACTTACATATATAAGCAACCTAGAACGTCTTTTATAGAATCcaatctttttcaactgAATCTATAATGTGTCAAAATACGCGGAGTTCACCAAAGTAACAAAAGGCATTGGGGAGAGTCATGTTAAGGTGATTTCCAAAGACTTGGCACCCACCTATTATTGCAGCTTTTTTTCGTGCATGCAATATATAGATTCTTTTACTTGTgtttatatacatacatataatatatatatgtctGATGTGTTAAAAAAGGCATCGGTTCTCAATCCAATGCTGCTCTAGAGAAAGCTACACCGACATCTACTTTGAGATTTTTCAGGAAATCGTCGTTGGTCAATGGTCTCATTTTGAGGTTATTTAGATCATCTACCTTACCACTTTCCgtgatttttcttttctccttGATATAATCTCTTGCAGCGGTAAGAGCGGCGTCCCTGCAAAGTTCCCTTAAATCAGAACCTGACATTTGGGCAGTGCATTGAACGATGTAATCCAAATCAAAGTCTCTAGGGTCTACTTTGGTGTCCCTTAAGAACTTGCTCAATATTTTGTATCTCTGATCGGCATTTGGTAGAGAAACTGGGAATCTCTTAGGTAGTCTTCTCAAGAAAGCTGAATCGATATCGTTAATTCTGTTTGTGGCACCTAACACCATTACCTTCCCGTTTGACGTGAGACCGTCCCATAGAGTCATAAATTCTGCCTTCAACATTGCCGTTACTTCATGATCGGAGGAGGCACGTTGCCTCAAGAACGAGTCAATCTCATCGATGAAAATAATACATGGTTGGATTTTGTTGgccaaagaaaacattGCATCAACAATCTTATTGGACTCACCGTACCATTTATCCATGATAGATGACATTCTGATAGAGATAAAATTAGCACCGCTCTCCCTGGCTAATGCCTTGGCTATCATAGTCTTACCACACCCAGGTGGCCCGTACAATAGCACACCCTTAGGTGCTTCCAAGAGCGAGCTCTCTTGAAAGATTTCAGGGCTTGTAAGTGGGTAAATCACGCTCTCCGTAAGCTCTTCAATGACATCTTCAAGACCACCGATGTCCTCAAATGAAACATCAATGTCATGCGGGGTGATAACAGATGCCAAAACGCTGCGCTCATATCCATTCAAACTCACTTCCTCCAACTCAGGATTCATAGCACATAGTCTCTGCCACACTAATGATTGTCTCTCCTTTGAATCCTTCGAGTTCCCTGATAATGGACCTCCCTCAGCTTCTGCCAGTAACCGGTTCACCAAGTAATACACCGAAATAGCCGTCCCAAAGAGAACAGACAAATCCGTTATAGTCTTCAAATCAATCCTAGGCGCCATTTTCTCCTTCCTAAACAGGTTATGTTGCTTTCCTTTATTTAAATGCAAAGTCTACTCTCGAATCAAGTATATATCACCCTTATAATAAACTCCGTTTCACGCCTACTTGTCtgacttcttcaaaagtgaGTCTTAATTATGTGTTAAACTCTTTTCTAATATCATATAcatcaacaaaaagaaacctTTAATATGTGAAAagctgaaaaatttcaggcgatgagcttgatgatgattaacaaagaaatagaCGTCGAAGAAACGAATATACTTAGGCTTCATAGTACTTCAAACGGTAATTGGTTGAGGCAGGATGTCCAAGAAACATAGTATTAGGCTTCCAGGTGTGTTGTTGGACGAGCTTAAGGGCCAAAActatgatgaagatgattcGAGATTTCAGACACCTAAGGTAAAGAGTTCAGGACGTAATGGGAAGAGAAAGGCTCCATTGGGAAGGAAAGAGCTTAGGAAACAACAGCGTGAAAGTAAGAAGGCTAAGCGTAGTGGGAAGTCTGACTCGCACCCTGTAAAGAAGACGCAACATGAGGTTAAGAAAGTTTCAAAAGTACAAGATACCATTCGGAAAAACCAGAAATCAAGCACGAGCAAGAAGTCAGAATCTAAGCCTAAGCAGGTTAGATTTGCTGAGAAAGATGATGTTAAGGTATTTTCGTCCGATGATGAATTATCTGCTAGtgattttgatgaattTAGCGAGGGAGACTtagacgaagaagaatgggaACAGCTTCGCGAGTTGGAAGGTgacgatgaggatgaggatgaagacCAACCTCTCACGGCAGAAGAAACTATGATGAAACTTAAggagttgaaagaaaagaagatgaagagtaATGGTAATAGTGAAACCGCAATGCCTGCTCCAGATGTCGATtctgatgatgacgatCAATTGTCAAGTGACTACTCCGATATTGATGAGgacgatgatgaggatCAACCTCtaacagcagaagaaactaTGATGAAGCTTCAggagttgaaagaaaagaagatgaagaatagtaataatagtaaagCTGTCGCGGCTGCTCCAGATGTTGATTctgatgatggtgatgatgacgagCTATCGTCAAGTGAGTACTCAGATGccgaagatgatgaagcgGATGATAAAGAGATGacagttgaagaaacaatGGCCGCTCTAAAAGcaatgaaggaaaagaagcaaaaaagtAAGTCCCAAGATATGAAACCTAAGAAGAATACCACTCAAAGTAAAAAAGATAGAACATATGCTCCTTTGACTCCGGAAGAAAGAGCAGCGATTGAAAGAGACGAACAGGATATGAAATACTATGCTCGTAAATTAGGtctaaagaagaataaattGCATGCGGCGGACGAGTATGATGCAATTGGTGGTCTCTTAGAAGGTCTTGACTACTTTGAGAATTTTGGAGAGGAaggtgaagaaggtgaggaagatgaggaagatgaaattatgtcagaagaagataatgaagatgaaattatgtcagaagcagaagatgaaattaTATCAGGGaacgaagaagaggaagaagaagtcgaaAATCCCTTTTCGTCGGATGATGAGCTATCAAGTGGTGATTTTGAGGAGTTCAGCGAAGGTGATcttgacgaagaagaatgggaACAACTTCGAGAATTAGAGGGCGGAAAGCCATCTAAAGCGCCcaaggagaaggaaaatattTATACAGCACCAGTTTCTGATACGTCACAAGCTTACATTCCACCATCTttgagaaaaaaacaactagAGGATTCCGACTCTGAAACTTACAAAGAActtaaaaagaaggttAAATCATTGTTAAACAAATTGTCGGATTCCAACATAACTGTTATAGTTACCTCCCTAAATGAGCTATATGACAATTATGCAAGACAATATGTTAACGATGCAATCAATAATCAAATAATTGAAGTTGTAGCACAGAAGAATAAACTTCTAGATACATTTATTATGAGTTATGCAGGTGTGGCATTCAGCATGTGGAAGCTTAAAGGCACAGAAGCAGGTGCATCGTTCATTCAAGCTTTAGTTCAAAAGTTTTTGGATATATACAATGAGCAAATGGAATTCATTCAAAGCAAGGGCCCTAATCCTGAAGAGGCAATGTTGATATCAAAGGAGGCTACAAATCTTCTAACTTTGCTTTCCTATTCGTATAATTTTGGCTTGGTGTCAAGCAGATTGATTtatgatattattaaagAATTAATTCAGAATCCGAATGAATACACCACCgaacttcttttgagaATTATTTCTGTGTCAGGTTCTTTGATTAGAGGTGATGATCCTAGAGCATTGAAAGATATCATCAGTGAGCTATTGAACAACGTCAAGGGTTTAAAGCAGACTTCAAGATTAAGTTTCTTACTTGAAACACTAACTGATCTAAAGAATAATAGGTTGAAACCATCTGTTATGGCAGCCAGTCAtcaaagtttgaaaaaaacaataataggTTCGCTACGTATATCCACGTCAGCATCTTCAGAACCTTTACTAGCATCTTTagatgatatcaaaaatgTTGAAACCAAAGGTAAGTGGTGGTTAATTGGTGCATCATGGAAGGGTAATCAAGAAACGGCTTTCGATGAGGTGAAAAAGACGAATACTGACAGTTCAATCGATACGAAATTAAACATTGAATTGGAAGATAACTTACTCTCAGAAATTATAGACTGGAATGAAGTTGCTAGGCAACAAAGGATGAATACTGATGTTAGAAGAGCTATTTTTGTCAGTATTATGTCTGCGGAAGATTATTTAGATGCATTTGCTAAGCTTGAGAAATTAAACCTTAAAAGTAAACAGAGTCTTGATATAACTCGTGTTTTAGTGCATTGTCTATGTAACGACGGTGCTACTACTGGATACAATCCATTTTATTCACTTCTCGCAGCGAAGCTTTCGGAGCACAATCATAAGCTGCTTAAATCttttcagtttttgttttgggaAATAGTTAAGAAATTCGAGACAGAATCCTATtcagatgatgaaaatgaggaCACCTTATTCAATAATGATTCCCTTGATGAAGATGCTAAATTGCAAACTCTTGCAAAGCAAGGAAgattttttggtttcttaATTGCCAACGGatctttgaaattggaCATATTTAAACATGTTCCGCTAATGGGAGGAATTAACTCAGACGGTTTCGTATTCTTTGAGAtacttttgtttcaaatGTTCCTAACTATTGGTAAAACTGCCgaaaaaaaggttaaaaAAGATGGAAAGAAATCATTTGAATACAACTCTAATGAACTACTCTCTTTAATTGACAACGGTATCActaatgaaaacaaaacagtTATTCTTAAAGCTTTGAAGTGGTTCATTAATAAACACTTCGaatatacaaaatacaTATCCGGGGTTGAAGGGTCTAAGGACTATGAGAGGGAATCTAGGAGATTATCGTGGGCAGTCAATACCTTTAAATCATTGATAGACGATGCATTGAAGACTTCCGACTTCTAAAGTCCTGAGTGTTCTTTTATAACATAGATACAAAATGCATTTTATGGCACTAAATAAaagtgatatatatatatatattagtAATTATTCAGTTTacatttgttgttgagcaTCTTTGATGGCCTGTATTAGTTTTCTACCGTCAGCTTTTTGTTTCACCTTTATCACATATGTGTCTAGTCCTCCTTCAGGATTTACCACTGGACATTTGACCAAGTTCTCATTATTCGGATCTAAGGCTTCATATGAAAATGATTTTACTACGCTTGTGTTTAGTAAAATGTGACCCATACCATCTGACCTACAGAGTAGTCTAGCTTTGGAtttatcttctttggattgtaatattttgaattcaCCAACACCACGAGAATCATACGCCTTTGTTTCAGAATTGAAGATCATTAATTTTGCACGTTGAGAAAAGAGTAGGttctcattttcttcaccgTTAGTTAGATTCAGAGCCTTCGATggttcctcttcttccttagCAGCTTCTTCTGTATTATTATCTGTGGACTTCTGCTCATCATGTTTCTTCGCACTATCAGAGTCAGCGGAAGATGTAGTGGGTGCAAATGGTAAAGAGAACTTAAAACCAGAGGAGGAGTCTTGCGTCTGTGagttttcttccttcttagcTCCAAAACTAAACGCTGGTACAGCAGGGGCTGCAGAGGAACCAAAAGTGAATGTTGGCTTTTTctcatcttttttctctgtgTCTTGTTTCCCGAAAGTAAAGGATGCTGTTGTGTTCGATTGGTTAGATCCAAAGGTGAAAGATGGCTTTGATGAATCATTGTTTTTCTTGTCATTGTTTACCGTCCCGAAAGTGAAAGATGGTTTTGATGAATCGGTAGATGTGTTGTTCTTAGCTGCAGCGCCAAAAGTAAATGAGGGTTTTGATGAATCAGTAGAAGTGTCAGCTTTAGCTGCAGCGCCAAAAGTGAAAGATGGTTTAGAGGATTCAGTAGATGTATCATTCGTTTTAGCTGGAGCACCAAATGTGAAAGATGGCTTAGAAGATTCAGTAGATGTAGCATTAGTTTGGGCTGGAGCACCAAATGTGAAAGATGGCTTAGAAGATTCAGTAGATGTAGCATTAGTTTGGGCTGGAGCGCCGAATGTGAAAGAAGGCTTTACTTGCTCCTTATCTTCctgttttgtgttttcaGTTGATGAGGAAGGAGCTGGGAAACTTAGTGATGgctttgaatttgaatcaCCATTCTTTTGCGCCTCAGAAGTACTTATTGTCGAAGCATTTTCTGTTTTGGTATCCTTATTGGCGCCCCcaaaagagaatgaaaatTGGGATGTTGGTGCCGCTGTCGTGTTTCCTGAGTCAGATTTGATGGATCCAAATGACGGGAAAGTGGGTTTAGTTCCTGAAGAGTCAGTTTCGGGTTTAGAACCAAACTCTGGCGATGGTCTAGAGCTACTGTTTCCAAAGATGCTTGCAGGTACATCATTTTTCTTCGATTCCTCAGCGGTAGTATTAGATTGTTCGGTTTTTGGCAATTGGAaagtctttgaagaaagagtacCGGTAAATGTAAATTGCGGACCTTTGACTTCAACTTCGCTATCGCTGTCACTACTAGGttcccttcttttcttattttgGAAACTAAATGGGGGGTCAGATGTAGTTGGTTTTTTAGAGAGCACAAACTTAGGTCCTTCGACACTCACAGCTGGTTTCTTCTCATCATCGGAATCACTCTCGCTTTCAGCCTTCGTTTCGACTTTCTTGGCTGGTTGAACTGGCGCTGAACTCAAGTTCGATTTCGAATCGGCGGGTTTATTAAATGCAAATGCAGGTTTAGGTTTATCATCAGCCTTAGGTTTATCTTTGGTTTCTTCGTTAGTGAATCCGGATGTAGC
Coding sequences within it:
- the VRP1 gene encoding Vrp1p (intron?), giving the protein MAGPPPPPAPPPPMFGGQSAPAAPPPAAVPGRDALLSDIRKGAKLKKAHTVDKSAPMIGGSSVSSAPSSAPVPGKMPGSAPAVPPAMPGGPQLGDILAGGFPKLKHVQPNSGSAPAVPASAPPLPGHGNMNKNSNGSNSQSSPRIPSNRPQRKHTQSSRSDGGSSNTTSAPSMPSSAPPIPSMSAPPTPHVPSSGSAAAKAPAPPTAAPPLPGAAPSPPATSFPAVPSQAPPIPGAPPPPPSTSFPSSNSAAAPPPPPPAPPAPPAAAPPAPSAPAPKPKSSNGHSSSSAPKAPPAPAGGLPFLAEIQKKRDDRFVVDGTNNTSHSQNHSTSNKSKPSSAPPPPPAPPSGPPPPSQAPPPPTQAPPPPTQAPPPPSQAPPPPSGAPPSGGLPFLAEIQRRKDDSHVVQNSTSHSQHKRVPSQPSGAPPPPPPMQAPPTPSIPKSSAPVPPAAPPAAPPAPPSVPKSTPSAPPASGGLPFLAEIERRKDNTHVIENVSSPPPPPPGSSAPPPPPSSQAPPPPPAPPVQAPPAPTPPKTSAPTPPASGGLPFLAEIERRKDNTHVIENVSSPPPPPPMSAAPPTPSIPKTSIPAAPPAPPAAPPAAPPAAPPAAPPAPPASSANGGLPFLAEIERRKDDSHVIDSPASRSTESHAPPSLPHSLPPQPFGAPPPPPPPQAPPASSAPDISTLQSSKPPPPPPTAFSPSEPEESLQQQEERGKRDFKHRLFSTGNEQSRPAQSQNPYTNAAEIDVGDFTIEGSGNSVGVKTNRSGVKIDDSKFNWSNSSDLPKPRKFLGKTKLYPSGRGSSVPLDLSLFT
- the ERV1 gene encoding flavin-linked sulfhydryl oxidase — its product is MSNNTETDKQVNIGPSGRQIIYDEDGKPFFVTGKLTSEKSGAGAGAMAGATTVDMSDQTKDLPSAASKEPANLIPGSKSFTKVDPPDVEELGRSSWTLLHSIAAKYPNRPSDTQKQEMKQFMTIFSHVYPCNWCAKDFEKFIKQNAPKVESKEALGRWLCKAHNEVNRKLKKEEFNCDLWKKRWVDGWE
- the MSP1 gene encoding protein-degrading AAA family ATPase MSP1, with the translated sequence MAPRIDLKTITDLSVLFGTAISVYYLVNRLLAEAEGGPLSGNSKDSKERQSLVWQRLCAMNPELEEVSLNGYERSVLASVITPHDIDVSFEDIGGLEDVIEELTESVIYPLTSPEIFQESSLLEAPKGVLLYGPPGCGKTMIAKALARESGANFISIRMSSIMDKWYGESNKIVDAMFSLANKIQPCIIFIDEIDSFLRQRASSDHEVTAMLKAEFMTLWDGLTSNGKVMVLGATNRINDIDSAFLRRLPKRFPVSLPNADQRYKILSKFLRDTKVDPRDFDLDYIVQCTAQMSGSDLRELCRDAALTAARDYIKEKRKITESGKVDDLNNLKMRPLTNDDFLKNLKVDVGVAFSRAALD
- the SGD1 gene encoding MIF4G domain family protein, with product MSKKHSIRLPGVLLDELKGQNYDEDDSRFQTPKVKSSGRNGKRKAPLGRKELRKQQRESKKAKRSGKSDSHPVKKTQHEVKKVSKVQDTIRKNQKSSTSKKSESKPKQVRFAEKDDVKVFSSDDELSASDFDEFSEGDLDEEEWEQLRELEGDDEDEDEDQPLTAEETMMKLKELKEKKMKSNGNSETAMPAPDVDSDDDDQLSSDYSDIDEDDDEDQPLTAEETMMKLQELKEKKMKNSNNSKAVAAAPDVDSDDGDDDELSSSEYSDAEDDEADDKEMTVEETMAALKAMKEKKQKSKSQDMKPKKNTTQSKKDRTYAPLTPEERAAIERDEQDMKYYARKLGLKKNKLHAADEYDAIGGLLEGLDYFENFGEEGEEGEEDEEDEIMSEEDNEDEIMSEAEDEIISGNEEEEEEVENPFSSDDELSSGDFEEFSEGDLDEEEWEQLRELEGGKPSKAPKEKENIYTAPVSDTSQAYIPPSLRKKQLEDSDSETYKELKKKVKSLLNKLSDSNITVIVTSLNELYDNYARQYVNDAINNQIIEVVAQKNKLLDTFIMSYAGVAFSMWKLKGTEAGASFIQALVQKFLDIYNEQMEFIQSKGPNPEEAMLISKEATNLLTLLSYSYNFGLVSSRLIYDIIKELIQNPNEYTTELLLRIISVSGSLIRGDDPRALKDIISELLNNVKGLKQTSRLSFLLETLTDLKNNRLKPSVMAASHQSLKKTIIGSLRISTSASSEPLLASLDDIKNVETKGKWWLIGASWKGNQETAFDEVKKTNTDSSIDTKLNIELEDNLLSEIIDWNEVARQQRMNTDVRRAIFVSIMSAEDYLDAFAKLEKLNLKSKQSLDITRVLVHCLCNDGATTGYNPFYSLLAAKLSEHNHKLLKSFQFLFWEIVKKFETESYSDDENEDTLFNNDSLDEDAKLQTLAKQGRFFGFLIANGSLKLDIFKHVPLMGGINSDGFVFFEILLFQMFLTIGKTAEKKVKKDGKKSFEYNSNELLSLIDNGITNENKTVILKALKWFINKHFEYTKYISGVEGSKDYERESRRLSWAVNTFKSLIDDALKTSDF
- the NUP2 gene encoding nucleoporin NUP2, which gives rise to MSKRFAGSQMTREGLENGDSRSGSDDETGMEKPKIASESVMSTRKIAMPKRKMGNFNTGEKPNMFKLMKNNNTNVGIKPQEKDTTADTNEKIAALNLQFKSKIVATLDSDPVADLSLLFDKYKTYLQSLKPTKVSASETPKFGATSGFTNEETKDKPKADDKPKPAFAFNKPADSKSNLSSAPVQPAKKVETKAESESDSDDEKKPAVSVEGPKFVLSKKPTTSDPPFSFQNKKRREPSSDSDSEVEVKGPQFTFTGTLSSKTFQLPKTEQSNTTAEESKKNDVPASIFGNSSSRPSPEFGSKPETDSSGTKPTFPSFGSIKSDSGNTTAAPTSQFSFSFGGANKDTKTENASTISTSEAQKNGDSNSKPSLSFPAPSSSTENTKQEDKEQVKPSFTFGAPAQTNATSTESSKPSFTFGAPAQTNATSTESSKPSFTFGAPAKTNDTSTESSKPSFTFGAAAKADTSTDSSKPSFTFGAAAKNNTSTDSSKPSFTFGTVNNDKKNNDSSKPSFTFGSNQSNTTASFTFGKQDTEKKDEKKPTFTFGSSAAPAVPAFSFGAKKEENSQTQDSSSGFKFSLPFAPTTSSADSDSAKKHDEQKSTDNNTEEAAKEEEEPSKALNLTNGEENENLLFSQRAKLMIFNSETKAYDSRGVGEFKILQSKEDKSKARLLCRSDGMGHILLNTSVVKSFSYEALDPNNENLVKCPVVNPEGGLDTYVIKVKQKADGRKLIQAIKDAQQQM